One Vigna unguiculata cultivar IT97K-499-35 chromosome 11, ASM411807v1, whole genome shotgun sequence DNA window includes the following coding sequences:
- the LOC114169562 gene encoding receptor-like serine/threonine-protein kinase NCRK — MKPQLKIALALVISLLWIQSSFCDEASDNLNKWRCRCSFGGNQSFSLANCSKSCDCHSDAEESASVWTCTCDSNGFPQVAADGHSPNCFKACNCTWGTVSNRGGSKKRVSIKIVVVILLICVICTTMAFLVSLLCHVYRRDRCTIQSPIFSTYKETSSGSTTNLISHRSGASSVPETKFAINSPICHITGCFQKASFLFGSPKETYHGNIFPFSLAELENATENFSSSNLIGLGGSSYVYHGRLKDGSNVAVKRLKDQGGSEADSAFFKEIELLSRLHHCHLVPLLGYCSELKGKHVQRLLVFDYMANGNLRDCLDGVSGKHVDWATRVMIALGAARGLEYLHEAAAPRILHRDVKSTNILLDENWQAKITDLGMAKNLRSDDLPSCSNSPARMQGTFGYFAPEYAIVGRASLESDVFSFGVVLLELISGRQPIHKSTGKEESLVIWATPRLQDSRRVIMELVDPQLKGNFPEEEVQVMAYLAKECLLLDPDTRPTMSEVVQILLSISPGKSRRRRNIPGTLFQETQDEEKQRQGTPSKIFIDHNVSVKNKSKEADPVSGECMESLILLASKSDGSCVSEEEMVDLTEPRFESFCITTAKAP; from the exons ATGAAGCCACAGCTCAAAATTGCTCTTGCTTTAGTTATTAGCTTGCTTTGGATTCAGAGCTCATTTTGTG ATGAAGCTTCTGATAACCTAAACAAGTGGAGATGCAGATGTTCTTTTGGAGGGAATCAGAGTTTCTCTCTGGCTAACTGTTCTAAGTCATGTGATTGCCACTCAG ATGCTGAAGAAAGTGCATCCGTATGGACATGCACATGCGATTCAAATGGGTTTCCCCAAGTGGCAGCAGATGGTCATAGCCCTAATTGCTTTAAAGCTTGCAACTGCACTTGGG GAACTGTCAGCAATCGGGGAGGTTCAAAGAAACGTGTTTCCATCAAGATTGTTGTAGTTATCCTATTAATATGTGTTATATGCACAACCATGGCGTTTCTTGTCTCACTCTTATGCCATGTATACAGAAGGGACAGATGTACTATTCAATCACCCATATTCTCAACATATAAGGAAACAAGTAGTGGTAGTACCACCAACTTAATTAGTCATAGGTCAGGGGCTTCCTCAGTGCCAGAAACAAAATTTGCAATAAATTCTCCAATTTGTCATATTACAG GATGCTTTCAGAAAGCCTCTTTCTTATTTGGGAGCCCAAAAGAAACTTACCATggaaatatttttccattttccTTAGCTGAACTGGAAAATGCTACTGAAAACTTTTCATCTTCCAACCTGATTGGACTAGGCGGAAGCAGTTATGTATACCATGGTCGTCTGAAAGATGGTAGCAATGTGGCGGTTAAACGACTAAAAGATCAAGGAGGGTCAGAAGCAGACTCTGCATTTTTCAAGGAG ATTGAATTATTATCTAGACTTCATCATTGTCATTTGGTGCCTTTGCTAGGATACTGTTCAGAGTTAAAAGGAAAACATGTTCAGAGGTTACTTGTATTTGACTACATGGCTAATGGAAATTTGAGGGATTGTTTAGATGGAGTTTCAGGAAAACATGTAGATTGGGCTACTCGTGTCATGATTGCGTTAGGAGCTGCAAGGGGCTTGGAGTATCTCCATGAAGCAGCTGCTCCAAGAATTCTTCATAGAGATGTCAAATCAACTAACATTCTTCTGGATGAAAATTGGCAAGCAAAA ATAACTGATCTTGGCATGGCTAAAAACCTGAGATCTGATGACCTCCCTAGCTGTTCAAATTCTCCAGCAAGAATGCAGGGTACATTTGGCTATTTTGCACCTGAGTATGCCATTGTTGGTAGAGCTTCTCTTGAGTCAGATGTCTTTAGTTTTGGTGTGGTTCTTCTTGAGCTTATCAGTGGCCGCCAACCCATCCATAAATCTACTGGCAAAGAAGAAAGCCTTGTTATATGG GCTACTCCTCGCTTACAGGATAGTAGGCGAGTAATAATGGAGCTGGTTGATCCACAATTAAAGGGAAATTTTCCAGAAGAAGAGGTGCAGGTGATGGCATACTTAGCAAAGGAGTGTTTGCTGCTAGATCCTGACACTCGACCAACCATGAGTGAGGTTGTTCAGATTCTTTTAAGTATTTCCCCAGGAAAATCTAGGAGGAGAAGAAACATTCCAGGCACCCTCTTTcag GAAACGCAGGATGAAGAAAAGCAAAGGCAAGGCACACccagtaaaatatttattgatcaTAATGTTTCTGTTAAGAACAAAAGTAAAGAAGCAGATCCAGTTTCAGGTGAGTGTATGGAGAGTTTGATCCTCTTGGCTTCAAAATCTGATGGCTCTTGTGTATCAGAAGAGGAAATGGTAGACCTAACTGAGCCTAGGTTTGAATCCTTTTGCATCACCACTGCCAAAGCCCCTTGA